In the Clostridium sporogenes genome, one interval contains:
- the rpsE gene encoding 30S ribosomal protein S5, protein MRIDPSTLNLKEKVVHINRVAKVVKGGRNFRFSVLVVVGDEAGHVGVGTGKSIEIPEAIRKAIEDAKKNIVEVKTVGTTVPHDIIGKFGKGEVLIMTAKEGTGVIAGGPVRAVLELAGLKDVRAKSKGSNNPKNMINATIDGLARLRTVEDIAKLRGKTVEEILG, encoded by the coding sequence ATGAGAATTGATCCTAGCACTTTAAATTTAAAAGAAAAAGTTGTCCATATAAACAGAGTTGCTAAGGTTGTTAAAGGTGGTAGAAACTTTAGATTTAGCGTACTAGTTGTTGTTGGAGATGAAGCAGGACACGTTGGTGTTGGTACAGGAAAATCTATAGAAATACCTGAAGCAATAAGAAAAGCAATAGAAGATGCTAAAAAGAATATAGTTGAAGTTAAAACAGTAGGAACTACTGTACCACACGATATAATCGGAAAGTTTGGTAAGGGAGAAGTTCTTATAATGACAGCTAAAGAAGGTACAGGAGTTATAGCAGGTGGACCTGTTAGAGCCGTACTTGAACTTGCTGGATTAAAAGACGTTAGAGCTAAATCAAAAGGTTCTAATAATCCTAAAAACATGATTAATGCTACAATAGACGGATTAGCAAGATTAAGAACAGTTGAGGATATAGCTAAACTTAGAGGTAAGACTGTAGAAGAGATTTTAGGTTAG
- the rpmD gene encoding 50S ribosomal protein L30 gives MAKVKITLVKSLIGRKKDQIATVNALGLKKIGNIVEHEETPQISGMIKKVSYLLKVEEA, from the coding sequence GTGGCTAAGGTTAAAATAACATTAGTTAAGAGCTTAATAGGTAGAAAAAAAGATCAAATAGCTACTGTTAATGCTCTTGGACTAAAAAAGATTGGTAACATAGTTGAACATGAGGAAACTCCTCAAATAAGTGGAATGATAAAAAAGGTAAGTTACTTATTAAAAGTAGAAGAAGCATAG
- the rplR gene encoding 50S ribosomal protein L18, which translates to MFKKNDRSKSRTRRHMRVRKKIFGTAERPRLSVYRSEKHIYAQLIDDVEGKTLVAASSTEKGFDGAGSNKEGAKLVGKIIAEKALEKGLNKVVFDRGGFIYHGRVKELAEGAREAGLDF; encoded by the coding sequence ATGTTTAAGAAAAATGATAGATCTAAATCAAGAACAAGACGTCACATGAGAGTTCGTAAAAAGATTTTTGGAACAGCTGAACGTCCAAGACTATCAGTATATAGAAGTGAAAAACATATATATGCTCAATTAATAGATGATGTAGAAGGAAAAACATTAGTTGCTGCATCAAGCACAGAAAAAGGATTCGATGGTGCAGGTAGCAACAAAGAAGGCGCTAAATTAGTTGGAAAAATCATAGCTGAAAAAGCGTTAGAAAAAGGCTTAAACAAAGTCGTATTTGATAGAGGCGGATTTATATATCACGGAAGAGTTAAAGAACTTGCAGAAGGTGCAAGAGAAGCAGGTCTTGATTTTTAA